A genomic stretch from Marinimicrobium sp. C6131 includes:
- a CDS encoding flagellin, protein MALVINTNVASLNTQRQLMQSGNALDQATERLASGNRINSAKDDAAGLAISNRMTSQVRGLNQAVRNANDGISMIQTAEGALQEGTNILQRMRELAVQSANGIYSDSDRSTLNAEVQQLKTELNRIAEETTFNGQALLDGSLNNTLLQVGSEQDQTISVSVGAFSTSALGGTSGDIVGEATANGIADLTALDGTDTISINDTLIDASDAAGGTLNEALASINADLDGKGAEVSSLVEVEAASGGSGRLVSGTDVLTLTLTDGDGRTQVTEISGTSSMEELAAKITEETSITATLNDDGALVMSAEGATSIAFSGTGDAVANAGLTGVSASTNFSLVVNDTSADKRGVTIEAAGTYAASADLGIDLQDSNGNITGAAVTSESTTPTGAQSLAEGDLIINGVEIGQIDAGAAVGDTVDEAIRVINESSNETGVVAFEGSTANTIALRSANGEEISIKYGDSATAQDVLDIVGLQERNASQGTGSVASVDISTSEGAQKAIGVIDSAIEQVGATRAELGAVNNRLDFTVSNLSNVAEKTSAARSRITDADFAAETANLSKAQVLQQAAQAMLAQANARPQQVLSLLQ, encoded by the coding sequence ATGGCTCTAGTAATCAATACCAATGTGGCCTCACTGAACACTCAGCGTCAGCTGATGCAGTCTGGCAATGCTCTGGACCAGGCGACAGAACGTCTGGCGTCCGGTAACCGCATCAACTCCGCCAAAGACGACGCCGCGGGTCTGGCGATTTCCAACCGCATGACCTCCCAGGTTCGCGGTCTGAACCAGGCCGTGCGTAACGCGAACGACGGTATTTCCATGATTCAGACCGCTGAAGGCGCTCTGCAGGAAGGTACCAATATTCTGCAGCGGATGCGTGAGCTGGCTGTACAGTCTGCCAACGGCATTTACTCCGACAGCGACCGTAGCACCCTGAACGCCGAAGTTCAGCAGCTCAAGACGGAGCTGAACCGTATTGCTGAAGAAACCACCTTTAACGGCCAGGCTTTGCTGGACGGCAGTCTGAATAATACCTTGCTGCAAGTGGGTTCTGAGCAGGATCAGACCATTTCGGTATCCGTTGGTGCATTCAGCACTAGCGCATTGGGTGGGACCTCTGGAGATATCGTTGGTGAGGCGACCGCTAATGGTATCGCTGATCTTACTGCCCTGGATGGTACTGACACCATTAGTATCAATGATACGTTGATCGATGCATCAGACGCGGCAGGCGGCACCTTAAACGAAGCATTGGCGAGTATCAATGCCGATTTGGATGGAAAAGGTGCAGAAGTTTCCAGCTTGGTTGAAGTAGAAGCGGCGAGTGGTGGGTCTGGTCGACTTGTTTCCGGCACTGATGTGCTGACGCTGACTTTGACAGATGGCGATGGGCGCACTCAGGTGACTGAAATTAGTGGAACCAGCAGTATGGAGGAATTAGCCGCTAAAATTACCGAAGAGACGTCCATTACTGCCACTTTGAATGACGATGGTGCGTTGGTGATGAGCGCAGAGGGAGCGACGTCAATTGCTTTTTCCGGAACAGGTGATGCTGTCGCAAACGCAGGGCTTACCGGTGTTTCTGCCTCGACTAACTTTTCGTTGGTTGTGAATGATACCAGCGCAGATAAACGCGGTGTAACCATCGAAGCTGCCGGGACGTATGCTGCAAGTGCAGACCTAGGCATAGACTTGCAGGATAGCAACGGAAACATTACTGGCGCTGCAGTGACGTCCGAATCGACCACTCCAACAGGTGCTCAAAGCCTTGCCGAAGGTGACTTGATCATCAATGGGGTTGAGATTGGTCAGATTGATGCGGGTGCCGCTGTAGGCGACACAGTAGATGAAGCCATTCGGGTCATTAACGAGTCTTCAAATGAAACTGGAGTCGTGGCATTTGAGGGTAGCACGGCGAATACCATAGCACTTCGTTCTGCCAATGGTGAGGAAATCTCCATTAAATATGGAGATTCAGCCACAGCGCAAGACGTGTTGGACATTGTTGGACTCCAGGAGCGTAACGCATCGCAAGGCACCGGGTCTGTGGCCAGTGTGGATATCTCAACCTCTGAAGGTGCTCAGAAGGCAATTGGTGTCATAGATTCAGCCATCGAGCAAGTAGGTGCCACTCGCGCTGAGCTTGGTGCCGTCAACAACCGTCTGGACTTCACCGTATCCAACCTGAGCAACGTTGCCGAGAAGACCTCCGCTGCCCGCTCACGGATCACCGATGCGGACTTCGCGGCGGAAACCGCCAACCTGAGTAAGGCGCAGGTACTCCAGCAGGCCGCCCAGGCGATGCTGGCCCAGGCCAACGCCCGTCCTCAGCAGGTGCTGTCGCTGCTGCAGTAA
- the fliD gene encoding flagellar filament capping protein FliD, which yields MVERVGSNIINQLGSGSGIDTQNIVDQLVELERLPEDRRLDRREERIEAQISGLGLLRSAVDELEGAMTPLANADTFDAKQASISDTSLMAVNKLNPDAVPGNYRIKVEQVAQSQSLASGTYASLDSEVGEGSLTIRFGDWASDLSTFTADADATGATIEIDQSNNSLSGLRDAINDADIGVQASIVGQEGSYQLLLTGPTGATRELEITATEGASPGLANFNFNESAQNFAQQQEGLDAIVRVNGLQVTRNSNVITDVIEGVEFELFNSSATEEVSINVTEDPSLAEEAIRDFVEAYNTFYTETNRLISRDEGEDGKGSLSNDPLAGNMLRTIRSMIGSAMPGIDSDFNSLASIGIRTKIDGTLEIADDGEATDFDEAISNNFEQVRNLFVPNTESSDSKVNVTAFGSRTQPGSYAVEITQEATKGLLTADPVALAFPLDTTGKDYSFAVKVDGKQSATIALPDGKTYASGAELAEDFQTLINADSTLKEGFAKVNVSYNTTTGALEFQSNSYGAVSNVEFTAVGADMADLGVAVGAGTAGQDVAGTVDGEEAFGFGNVLRPAIGSPAEGLSMTISPGATSATVGFSRGLGGMLTGIVDSYVRNSGLISQRESNLQEDKSDIADAREALDRRSEAFRARQEAQFRAMEQIVRSLNSTGDFLEGINDRLPFTAPPR from the coding sequence ATGGTCGAGCGCGTAGGCAGTAACATCATCAATCAACTGGGCAGTGGTTCCGGGATCGACACCCAGAACATTGTCGATCAGTTGGTCGAGCTGGAGCGGCTTCCCGAGGATCGTCGCCTGGACCGACGCGAAGAGCGTATAGAGGCGCAGATCTCGGGCCTCGGTTTGCTGCGCAGTGCGGTGGATGAGCTTGAAGGTGCCATGACGCCGCTGGCCAATGCCGATACCTTCGACGCCAAGCAGGCCTCCATTTCCGACACGTCCCTGATGGCGGTCAACAAGTTGAACCCGGACGCGGTGCCGGGTAATTACCGGATCAAGGTGGAACAGGTGGCTCAATCACAGTCATTGGCGTCCGGCACTTACGCCAGTCTCGACTCTGAGGTGGGTGAGGGCAGCCTGACCATTCGCTTTGGCGACTGGGCATCGGACCTGAGTACCTTTACGGCCGACGCGGATGCGACGGGTGCGACCATCGAGATTGATCAGAGCAATAACAGCCTGTCCGGGTTGCGCGATGCCATCAATGACGCGGACATCGGTGTTCAGGCCAGTATTGTGGGGCAGGAAGGCAGCTACCAATTGTTGCTGACCGGTCCGACCGGCGCGACGAGAGAGCTGGAAATTACCGCCACTGAAGGAGCCAGCCCCGGTCTTGCGAACTTCAACTTCAATGAGTCCGCTCAGAATTTCGCCCAGCAACAGGAAGGCCTGGACGCGATCGTACGGGTGAACGGTCTGCAGGTAACCCGGAACAGCAATGTGATCACCGACGTGATCGAAGGCGTCGAGTTTGAACTGTTCAACAGCAGTGCCACCGAAGAAGTCAGCATCAACGTCACCGAAGATCCCAGTCTGGCGGAGGAGGCCATCCGCGACTTCGTAGAGGCCTACAATACTTTCTACACCGAAACCAATCGCCTGATATCCAGAGACGAGGGTGAAGATGGCAAGGGCAGCCTGAGCAATGACCCCCTGGCGGGCAATATGCTGCGTACGATTCGCAGTATGATCGGTAGTGCCATGCCCGGTATCGACAGTGATTTCAACTCCCTCGCCAGCATTGGTATCCGGACCAAGATCGATGGCACTCTGGAAATAGCGGACGACGGCGAGGCCACCGACTTCGACGAGGCCATCAGTAACAACTTTGAACAGGTCCGGAATCTGTTCGTCCCCAATACCGAATCCAGCGACTCAAAAGTCAACGTGACGGCATTCGGTAGCCGCACACAACCGGGCAGCTATGCCGTTGAAATTACCCAGGAAGCGACCAAGGGGCTGCTGACCGCCGACCCGGTGGCGTTGGCGTTTCCGCTCGATACGACGGGCAAGGATTACAGCTTCGCGGTCAAAGTGGACGGCAAGCAATCGGCGACCATTGCGCTACCGGATGGTAAGACCTACGCGTCCGGGGCGGAGCTGGCCGAAGATTTTCAGACGTTGATCAATGCGGACTCCACGCTCAAAGAGGGGTTTGCCAAGGTCAATGTCAGCTACAACACCACCACCGGAGCCCTGGAATTCCAATCCAATAGCTACGGCGCCGTCAGCAATGTGGAGTTCACGGCCGTGGGCGCGGACATGGCCGATCTGGGCGTTGCGGTCGGCGCCGGAACCGCCGGGCAGGACGTGGCCGGCACCGTGGATGGCGAGGAAGCATTCGGGTTCGGCAATGTGTTGCGCCCGGCGATTGGTTCTCCCGCCGAGGGGTTGAGCATGACCATCTCACCGGGTGCGACCTCGGCCACCGTCGGGTTTTCCCGGGGGCTGGGTGGAATGTTGACCGGTATTGTGGATTCCTACGTGCGTAACTCCGGGTTGATTTCCCAGCGGGAGAGTAACCTTCAGGAAGACAAGAGTGATATTGCCGACGCTCGTGAAGCGTTGGATCGGCGCAGCGAAGCCTTCCGGGCACGACAGGAAGCCCAGTTCCGAGCCATGGAGCAGATTGTGCGCAGTCTGAACAGTACCGGGGACTTCCTGGAAGGCATCAACGACCGCTTACCGTTTACTGCGCCGCCGAGGTAA
- the flgL gene encoding flagellar hook-associated protein FlgL, protein MRVSTSQIYSIADIGMRDAQSAVNKTSEQISTGKRVLSPADDPVAATSILRLNQQLGRIEQYEKNVNAAENSLEQEEVAIQSIVTLMQRMKELAVRAGNTGVMTPTDYQSIAAEVDSRIGELINLQNTRNASGQYIFSGHQGDTQPFTEDGGGNFSYHGDEGQMRIQISETGSVPVSDSGKALFVDVPSGHNTMNTRPSEANRAVPPARINVGEIVDQEAYDEFYPRDMKITFNAPESVSPPAANYTITDDKGRVLVANAAYEQGEAIEINGVRVRISGQPYAGEAATPGTIDFGAVTPVDFTGAPETVTLTVGGKSETLVLDRPINNAADLAAALNSTAEVTAGSGADRNAERLANLGVVVDANGLSVPSGQNLTVRNGTANTDSVFGVATQNDGTTSTDGELAEPGDSFLITSSNKQGLLTTLSRLSEAMKNVESNPESKAELSNIIGQTLTNLDNGMTHLTAAQGDLGARLNTLESTRDLLADTKLHSEEVLADIQDLDYAEASTRLQMESLVLSAAQQTFAKVSGLSLFNYL, encoded by the coding sequence ATGCGTGTGTCCACCTCACAAATCTACAGTATTGCCGACATTGGTATGCGCGATGCCCAATCGGCCGTGAACAAAACCAGCGAGCAGATCAGTACCGGCAAGCGGGTGCTCAGTCCGGCGGACGACCCGGTCGCGGCCACCAGCATTCTGAGATTGAATCAGCAGTTGGGGCGGATTGAGCAATACGAGAAAAACGTCAATGCGGCCGAGAACAGTCTGGAGCAGGAAGAGGTGGCGATTCAGTCTATCGTCACGCTCATGCAGCGCATGAAAGAACTGGCGGTTCGTGCCGGTAATACCGGGGTCATGACACCGACGGATTACCAGTCCATTGCGGCAGAAGTGGACAGTCGGATCGGCGAGCTGATCAATCTTCAGAATACCCGTAACGCATCGGGCCAATACATTTTCTCGGGGCATCAGGGTGATACCCAACCCTTTACCGAGGATGGTGGAGGCAACTTCTCTTATCACGGCGATGAAGGGCAGATGCGCATTCAGATTTCCGAGACGGGCTCCGTTCCGGTGAGTGACTCGGGCAAGGCGCTGTTCGTGGATGTGCCCAGTGGGCACAACACCATGAACACCCGCCCGAGCGAGGCCAACCGGGCGGTGCCTCCGGCGCGGATCAATGTCGGTGAAATCGTGGATCAGGAGGCCTACGACGAGTTTTATCCCCGGGACATGAAGATCACCTTCAATGCGCCCGAGTCGGTGAGCCCTCCCGCCGCCAACTACACCATCACCGATGACAAAGGGCGGGTGTTGGTGGCCAATGCCGCCTATGAGCAGGGCGAAGCCATTGAAATCAACGGCGTGCGGGTGCGAATCTCCGGTCAGCCCTATGCCGGGGAGGCGGCGACGCCGGGCACTATCGATTTCGGAGCGGTCACCCCCGTCGATTTTACCGGCGCCCCGGAGACGGTGACCCTGACCGTGGGAGGCAAGTCAGAGACGCTGGTACTGGATCGGCCGATCAACAATGCGGCCGATCTGGCTGCCGCCCTGAATAGTACTGCGGAGGTAACGGCGGGCAGTGGCGCGGATCGCAACGCCGAGCGGCTGGCCAATCTGGGTGTAGTCGTGGACGCCAACGGGCTCAGCGTTCCCAGCGGCCAGAACCTGACTGTGCGCAATGGCACCGCCAACACTGACAGCGTGTTCGGGGTCGCCACTCAGAATGACGGCACCACTTCGACCGATGGCGAGCTGGCCGAGCCCGGCGACAGCTTTCTGATCACCTCCAGTAACAAACAGGGGCTACTGACCACGCTTTCCCGGCTGAGTGAGGCAATGAAGAACGTTGAAAGTAATCCGGAGAGTAAGGCGGAACTCAGTAACATTATTGGTCAGACCCTGACCAACCTCGATAATGGCATGACCCACCTGACGGCTGCTCAGGGGGACCTGGGGGCCCGGCTCAACACCCTGGAGTCCACCCGTGATCTGCTGGCAGATACCAAGCTACACAGCGAGGAGGTGCTTGCCGATATCCAGGACCTGGACTACGCTGAAGCTTCCACCCGACTGCAGATGGAGAGTCTGGTGCTCAGTGCCGCCCAGCAGACCTTTGCGAAAGTCAGTGGGCTGTCGCTGTTCAATTATCTGTAA
- a CDS encoding flagellar protein FliT produces MSDTDTLKPLRQFHAFTETLLELARANEWQAFEEKAAERERLIDAINDNQFLIEVAEAGLADSMRAEIAEIQTLNDEITELAEATKADIAAQLKQQNHQDKAIKAYKP; encoded by the coding sequence ATGAGTGATACCGATACGCTGAAACCGCTACGCCAGTTCCACGCTTTTACTGAGACGTTGTTGGAGCTGGCCAGGGCCAATGAGTGGCAGGCATTTGAGGAGAAGGCGGCGGAGCGTGAACGGTTGATTGATGCCATCAACGACAATCAGTTTCTGATCGAGGTTGCGGAGGCGGGGCTCGCGGACAGCATGCGGGCGGAGATTGCCGAGATCCAGACCCTCAACGACGAAATCACCGAACTGGCCGAAGCCACCAAGGCGGACATCGCCGCCCAGCTCAAACAACAGAACCACCAGGATAAGGCCATCAAGGCCTACAAACCCTGA
- a CDS encoding DUF6795 domain-containing protein, whose amino-acid sequence MLKSLLLVLLALTSVGVCAMSFTDIGKVCLFSEMSGVLKANGVPAANIRLVRTAKWQSEHQDETTTDADGRFHFPEMTERTVAKFLPMEFVASQKVVAFYDDAEIRIWGGVKRTPQANAEAKGEALNVTCELTAEENYIEVSGGLIYSRCTWDVEPDPSKRHIWENF is encoded by the coding sequence ATGCTGAAGTCCTTATTGTTGGTCCTTCTGGCCCTTACCTCTGTGGGAGTTTGTGCGATGAGTTTTACCGATATCGGGAAAGTTTGCCTGTTTTCAGAAATGTCAGGGGTGCTGAAGGCCAATGGGGTACCGGCGGCAAACATCCGTCTGGTGCGAACGGCCAAATGGCAATCAGAACACCAGGATGAAACCACGACCGATGCCGACGGCCGTTTTCACTTCCCGGAGATGACCGAGCGAACCGTCGCCAAGTTTCTACCGATGGAGTTTGTGGCTTCGCAGAAAGTCGTCGCCTTTTACGATGACGCTGAAATTCGAATATGGGGTGGCGTAAAACGCACTCCCCAAGCTAATGCAGAGGCCAAAGGCGAAGCACTCAATGTGACCTGTGAGCTAACCGCTGAAGAAAACTATATCGAGGTCAGTGGTGGTCTCATCTACAGCCGCTGTACGTGGGACGTGGAACCTGATCCATCAAAGCGCCATATTTGGGAGAACTTTTAA
- a CDS encoding flagellar protein FlaG: MSEVTTLNNNARQELYGAKGGRQASPDTTRQAAKEGGKSLPPSVSLEPAKRSYAEKQSERQTQMADNVRDAVAQMNEYIQATQRDLRFSIDRDSGETIVKVLDRQTEEVIRQIPDEIFLELARNLSVDEPVHLFSEQA, from the coding sequence ATGAGTGAAGTGACGACGTTAAACAACAATGCCCGCCAAGAGCTCTACGGAGCGAAAGGCGGTCGGCAAGCTTCACCTGATACAACCCGTCAAGCGGCAAAAGAGGGAGGCAAGTCATTGCCGCCCTCTGTTTCGTTGGAACCGGCCAAACGCTCTTATGCTGAGAAGCAGAGTGAGCGGCAGACACAGATGGCGGACAATGTCCGCGACGCGGTCGCCCAGATGAATGAATACATCCAGGCAACCCAGCGTGATCTGCGCTTCAGTATTGACCGGGACTCCGGGGAAACCATTGTCAAAGTGCTCGACCGGCAAACCGAGGAAGTGATTCGTCAGATCCCGGACGAAATCTTTCTTGAACTGGCACGAAACTTGAGTGTCGATGAGCCGGTGCACCTTTTCAGTGAGCAGGCTTAA
- a CDS encoding lipase family protein, which produces MSKPADAPQAVDLAEAVYLFSELPSPKEAMRALNARYGDLFTFPSDEPLLAKTGGPGFLKCRTAFGVCLVGQKNLKGHSFLVFRGTSYLADWLTNANFTLARSSNNQPVHAGFSDAFKSIRPQLLSLMPSISGTQIHCIGHSLGGAIASLCAEWIELAYHRKPCLYTFGAPRVGLHGFANTLSNTLSSPNIYRVYRRSDVVPYVPIWPFLHAPLQGRTYQLPAIGTMPTLRDHSIGEYATSIGSKSWPVLAEPKGSGSDREIEHWLLSNHLVSFSMDSLEWLGRALVYVLERCMTGAARLLSAAGSTQLTLLDSIAVILDKGIKLADTVSRWVLYLVRKILMLIGRPEVVESADISRTYLRHILMELQRKVNALVQRVLDQSLVNGRAV; this is translated from the coding sequence ATGAGTAAACCCGCAGATGCCCCCCAGGCAGTCGACCTCGCCGAAGCTGTATATCTGTTCTCTGAACTCCCTTCACCGAAGGAGGCGATGCGCGCCTTGAACGCCAGATACGGAGACCTTTTCACGTTCCCCTCCGATGAGCCACTGCTAGCAAAGACCGGCGGTCCAGGCTTTTTGAAATGCAGGACGGCTTTTGGGGTATGCTTGGTCGGTCAGAAAAACCTGAAAGGCCACTCTTTTTTGGTGTTCCGTGGCACCAGCTACTTGGCGGACTGGCTGACCAACGCTAATTTCACCCTCGCTCGCTCCAGCAATAATCAGCCGGTACACGCCGGCTTTAGCGATGCGTTTAAATCCATTCGCCCACAGCTATTGTCGCTAATGCCGAGTATTTCCGGCACCCAGATTCATTGCATTGGCCACAGTCTGGGCGGTGCGATCGCCAGCTTGTGCGCCGAATGGATCGAGTTGGCGTACCATAGAAAACCGTGCCTTTACACCTTCGGAGCGCCACGCGTAGGGTTACACGGCTTCGCCAACACCCTGTCCAACACATTAAGCTCGCCCAATATTTACCGGGTATATCGCCGCTCAGACGTGGTGCCCTATGTCCCAATCTGGCCATTTCTTCACGCACCTTTGCAGGGCCGGACCTATCAACTACCCGCGATCGGGACGATGCCAACCCTTCGCGACCACAGTATTGGCGAGTACGCCACCAGCATTGGCTCAAAAAGCTGGCCGGTTCTGGCTGAGCCGAAAGGGTCAGGCTCGGACCGCGAGATTGAACATTGGTTATTAAGCAACCACCTGGTCAGTTTCAGCATGGATAGCCTGGAGTGGCTCGGTCGAGCACTGGTGTATGTGCTCGAACGCTGCATGACCGGGGCGGCCCGCTTGTTGTCGGCCGCGGGATCAACGCAGTTGACGCTGTTGGACTCCATCGCGGTTATTCTGGACAAAGGCATCAAACTCGCTGACACCGTTTCTCGTTGGGTTCTATACCTGGTACGTAAAATCCTGATGCTGATTGGTCGGCCTGAGGTGGTGGAGAGTGCGGATATTAGCCGGACGTATTTGCGGCATATTTTGATGGAATTGCAGCGGAAGGTAAATGCCTTGGTGCAGCGGGTTTTGGACCAGTCGTTGGTCAATGGGCGAGCGGTTTAG
- the fliS gene encoding flagellar export chaperone FliS, whose amino-acid sequence MVKTTDDDDNQERGTGMNAYARAAQNYSSMKVQSSAMDASPHRLIQMLFEGALERIAQAKGAMQQNQVARKGELIGKAINIVAGLQGSLNDKEGGQLSENLDDLYDYIIRALTEANYKNSLERLDECGRLLGELKSAWDGIADQAR is encoded by the coding sequence ATGGTAAAAACCACCGATGATGACGACAACCAAGAACGGGGAACCGGTATGAACGCCTACGCTCGTGCGGCACAGAATTACTCTTCCATGAAAGTACAGTCCAGCGCCATGGACGCCTCTCCCCACCGCCTGATCCAGATGTTGTTCGAAGGGGCTCTGGAGCGTATCGCTCAGGCCAAGGGTGCGATGCAGCAGAATCAGGTGGCCCGCAAAGGCGAGCTGATCGGCAAGGCCATCAATATTGTGGCGGGCCTGCAGGGCAGCCTGAATGACAAGGAGGGCGGCCAGCTCTCGGAAAACCTGGATGACCTGTATGACTACATCATCCGTGCCCTGACCGAAGCCAACTACAAGAACAGCCTGGAGCGGCTGGATGAGTGTGGCCGCCTGTTGGGCGAGCTGAAGTCCGCCTGGGACGGTATTGCCGACCAGGCCCGTTAG
- a CDS encoding IS110 family transposase: MAKLTTIGIDLAKNEFAVYGLGPNGQCGWRRKLRRKQLLNQMAKLAPCKVAMEACASAHYWGRKLQALGHEVKLLPAQHVKAYLRGQKNDYNDAQAIAEACEHGRIRPVAIKSIEQQDEQMLHKLRRSVIAERTRMGNRLRGLLAEYGVIIPEGIAALRRELPLALEDAENELSPRARQLLHRQYQRFLEVEEELAWYDQEVKRQAKADEVCQRLDALPGVGPVVASQLKGWMGDGQQFGRGRDASAALGVIPRQNSTGGKEVLLGISKRGDPYVRAQVIHGARAVVSRADQKSDPLSRWIQRIKAERGFNKATVALANKLVRMAWVIIARGERYRPIEERMAG; this comes from the coding sequence ATGGCAAAGCTTACAACGATTGGCATTGACCTCGCAAAGAATGAGTTTGCAGTGTACGGACTGGGCCCGAATGGCCAGTGCGGGTGGAGGCGCAAATTGCGCCGCAAGCAACTGCTTAATCAGATGGCAAAGCTGGCCCCTTGCAAGGTAGCCATGGAAGCCTGCGCCAGCGCCCATTACTGGGGGCGCAAGCTACAGGCACTGGGGCACGAAGTGAAGCTGCTGCCGGCCCAGCATGTGAAGGCGTATCTGCGGGGCCAGAAGAACGACTACAACGATGCCCAGGCGATCGCCGAGGCCTGTGAGCACGGACGAATCCGCCCGGTGGCGATCAAGAGTATCGAGCAGCAGGATGAGCAGATGCTGCACAAGCTGCGCCGCAGCGTGATCGCTGAGCGCACCCGGATGGGCAACCGGCTGCGAGGCTTGCTCGCCGAGTACGGTGTCATCATCCCTGAGGGGATAGCGGCCCTGCGCCGGGAACTGCCCCTGGCGCTGGAGGATGCCGAGAACGAGTTGAGCCCACGGGCTCGGCAGTTGCTGCACCGTCAGTATCAGCGCTTCCTGGAGGTAGAAGAGGAGTTGGCCTGGTATGACCAGGAGGTGAAGCGACAGGCCAAAGCCGATGAGGTCTGCCAACGCCTGGATGCGCTGCCGGGTGTTGGCCCGGTGGTAGCCAGCCAGCTCAAAGGCTGGATGGGCGATGGCCAGCAGTTCGGCCGGGGGCGGGATGCCTCGGCGGCACTGGGGGTAATACCGAGACAGAACAGCACCGGTGGCAAGGAGGTCCTTCTGGGGATCAGCAAACGGGGTGATCCCTATGTGCGGGCGCAGGTGATCCACGGAGCTCGGGCGGTGGTGTCACGAGCGGACCAGAAAAGCGACCCGCTCAGCCGCTGGATCCAGCGCATCAAGGCCGAGCGGGGGTTCAACAAAGCCACCGTAGCGCTGGCCAACAAGTTAGTCCGCATGGCCTGGGTGATCATCGCCCGAGGCGAGCGGTACCGGCCGATCGAGGAGCGAATGGCCGGATAA
- a CDS encoding sigma-54 dependent transcriptional regulator, which produces MWRNTNVLVVDDNEQRRRELGVILQFLGKTVRTTGWVGWQTAHEDAEDSDERGVMAVFLGETPRPRELESQLKEIRDWQDDVPVIMLEERTLPESAAPQLARMIIASMTVPPAYNQLLDTLHRAQLYRQAQQASRRQPTRRPVHLFRSLVGTSRQIQQVRDMMAQVADKDVSVLITGESGTGKEVVARNLHYNSPRRDKPFVPVNCGAIPAELLESELFGHEKGAFTGAINARAGRFELAEGGTLFLDEIGDMPLNMQVKILRVLQERCFERVGSNKTTSIDVRVIAATHRDLETMISEDRFREDLFYRLNVFPIELPALKERAEDIPLLINELISRLESEERGSIRFNSAAILSLCRHPWSGNVRELANLVERMAIMHPYGVVGVQDLPPKYRHVDVVEEDFGTDSEQEALNGQAGYVSMNDTPLLPEQGIDLREYINNMERELIQQALNDCGGVVARAADRLSVRRTTLVEKMRKYDLQR; this is translated from the coding sequence ATGTGGCGTAACACCAATGTTCTGGTTGTAGATGACAATGAACAACGGCGCAGGGAGCTCGGAGTCATTCTGCAGTTCTTGGGGAAAACCGTCAGGACCACCGGTTGGGTGGGTTGGCAAACCGCCCACGAGGATGCTGAAGATTCGGACGAACGTGGCGTCATGGCGGTGTTTCTGGGCGAAACGCCCAGGCCCCGTGAGCTGGAATCCCAGCTTAAGGAGATTCGTGACTGGCAGGACGATGTGCCGGTCATCATGTTGGAGGAGCGCACATTACCCGAGTCGGCGGCGCCCCAACTGGCCCGGATGATTATTGCCAGCATGACCGTTCCTCCGGCCTATAACCAACTACTGGACACCCTGCATCGCGCCCAGCTCTATCGCCAGGCACAGCAGGCCAGTCGCCGCCAACCCACGCGCCGCCCGGTACACCTGTTTCGCAGCCTGGTGGGTACCAGCCGCCAGATTCAGCAGGTGCGCGATATGATGGCCCAGGTGGCGGATAAGGACGTATCGGTGCTGATCACCGGCGAGTCCGGCACCGGCAAGGAAGTAGTGGCCCGCAACCTGCACTACAATTCCCCCCGACGCGACAAGCCTTTCGTACCCGTGAACTGTGGTGCCATTCCGGCGGAGTTACTGGAGAGTGAGCTGTTTGGTCATGAGAAGGGGGCTTTCACCGGCGCCATCAATGCCCGCGCGGGGCGCTTTGAACTGGCTGAGGGCGGCACCCTGTTTCTGGATGAAATCGGGGATATGCCCCTGAACATGCAGGTCAAGATTCTTCGGGTGCTGCAGGAGCGCTGCTTTGAGCGGGTGGGCAGTAACAAGACCACCAGTATCGACGTGCGGGTGATTGCCGCCACCCACCGCGACCTGGAGACCATGATCAGCGAAGATCGGTTCCGCGAGGACCTGTTCTATCGGCTGAATGTCTTCCCCATCGAGCTGCCAGCTCTGAAAGAGCGTGCGGAAGATATCCCACTGCTGATCAATGAGCTGATCTCCCGCCTGGAAAGCGAGGAGCGGGGCTCCATCCGTTTCAATTCCGCCGCTATCCTGTCTCTGTGCCGTCACCCCTGGAGCGGCAACGTGCGCGAGCTGGCAAACCTGGTGGAGCGCATGGCAATCATGCACCCCTACGGTGTGGTGGGCGTTCAGGACCTGCCTCCCAAATACCGACATGTGGATGTGGTGGAAGAGGATTTTGGTACCGACTCCGAGCAGGAGGCACTGAACGGTCAGGCCGGCTATGTCAGCATGAACGACACGCCTTTATTGCCGGAGCAGGGGATCGACCTGCGTGAATATATCAACAACATGGAGCGGGAGTTGATTCAGCAGGCCTTGAACGATTGTGGTGGCGTGGTGGCCCGGGCGGCGGACCGGTTGAGCGTTCGGCGCACGACCCTGGTTGAGAAGATGCGGAAGTATGATTTGCAGCGTTGA